In the Glycine max cultivar Williams 82 chromosome 6, Glycine_max_v4.0, whole genome shotgun sequence genome, ccgGATTTGCaattagtgtaaaatattttaatagtggaatataattatgtaagtatcacttatatatttgaattcttTTGAAACACATATCTAGCATAATTCCAAGGACAAAATTTAGTTTGCAACATGAGTGAGACTGACAGAGATGAATTGATTTTATGCATTTGGACAACAAGTGTCGTGCACGTTGCTTGCAGTGTTGCCTTGCCCATGTGCATGTTCCGCAACAAAGGCGCGGTTAAAAACCAAGTGCCCCTTCAGCAGATCCAGAATGTAAACTCGTCACTATCTGTGGGTCCCACCAACCCTTGGCCTCAGGTCCATTTCCTTATCAATGCAATGCAAGGCAATCAAGCCATCCTTGAattctttacttttcaaattatcattttttttaaataaatactaataagTGCCTTAAAGATATAGATATgaatcaaaaaattaataatatatttttttcatattaggGGGCATAAAATTACATTCTCcaccaattttataatttacacattatttttttttaatttctaaatcaaCATTCTTAGAACATTAATTAAGAAGATTCTTTTTTTGTAGTTGGTTGACCCATCAAGGAGTGTGTCTCCCTGGCTCCACATTAATTCCACTCTCCTCACATGTTTACGCCACACGCCTTCATTCACACAGAATCCAACAAAACACCATACTACTTTTTTTGATAAGTTTCAAGCCAGCAACAACTGAACAAACACCAAGACCAGGCACCCACTTTCAACAGCTCCCACTCTGAATCTTAGTCAAcgccaatttttattttttatttttcgtgGAGCTGGGCAGCTTATTTGGAAGAGTAGAAGCCTGTTAAAGACTTTTAAGAAAGTTTAGTACAACAAAAAATCATCATTTGTAGTACAACACCACACCACTACGATGTACTACATGCAGCCAGGGACAGGGAAAGTGCCTTGTAAGGTTTGCGTTTGGTCGCAACAATGCCAAATATAAATTCCCCCTTTCGCTGCGTAGAATCTTTGCCTCACTCCTCTGCGTTCTCCGCTAGATTTCCGATATCACAATCTTTACCTCTTTTTATCATCTCCGTTACGTCATCGTTTTTTGTCGCTCGAACCTGCAAGCACACTTTAGTCCATTCTCTCAGCGGTGGAGAATTGAATTCTTGAATTGAAGCCTTTGTCCCTGTCACCGAGATTCAATTCTTCTCCATCATTGAAATTTGAGACACAACTTAACTCAGGCAAGTAAATATATTTGACCGGGTTTCATCTTTCATTAATCACTGCCTATTATTACCTTACGTGGCATAAAATCTCTCAAGTCTGAACCTTTTTAGAATCGGATTCTGAttccctttttcttctctttctttctcatacAAACCGTCCACCTATCTTTctatatatactttttgttaTTATCTGTTTGATAAATAGCTTTCTGATTGTCTCCTATTACTTTTATTAGAATTATGATCCtgtaataaaattgtttatttgatCATCattgaatattgtttttttcttctctctctttctctcagtGATAGAGTGCTGCTCGTCTTATTTTAATTGTGATGATTGATCATTCACTCAGGGGTTAGGATTTGATGAATCCAATGGGAACTAGTACCGTAAGCGACGAAGAACTCAAAGAGATTGAGAATCTCGGAAGAGAGGACATTGAAGAGGCTCCAATTGTGCCTGAGGATGTGAGCAGAATAGCACCATGGATAAGACAGATTACACTTCGGGGGCTAGTAGCTAGCTTCCTGATTGGGATAATTTATAGTGTGATTGTGATGAAGCTGAACCTCACAACTGGGTTAGTCCCCAATCTCAATGTCTCAGCTGCTCTCCTTGGCTTTGTGCTCATTAGAGCTTGGACTAAGGTTCTTGCAAAGGCCAAGATTGTTTCGACTCCGTTCACTAGACAGGAGAACACCATCATCCAGACTTGCGCGGTCGCTTGCTATAGCATCGCGGTAGGAGGTGGGGGTCTTTTTCTGAATTTAATTCTTTCAACTTGAGTTTGTGTAAATGATAGTGTGTTCATTGAGCCGAGCTTGTGTAATTGTAGGTGGTTTCGGTTCTTATCTCCTGGGTTTGAATAGGAGGACTTATGAGCAAGCAGGGGTTGGCACAGAGGGGAATAATCCGGGTAGTACCAAGGAGCCTGGAATTGGATGGATGACAGCCTTTCTCTTTGTGACCAGCTTTGTTGGATTGTTGGCGTTGGTTCCCATTCGAAAggtatttcattttattagtgAGTTATATGATGTTTCGCACGACACGGGTCATTCTGTACAATTGATTGTTCAAATGTTGTTATTCTCTATGTTTTGTTGTTTAGTAATTTACAGTATAAGTGATGGTTTCATTTTCAAGGATTTTGGTTATGCTTGACTTGAGTGGTGTTGCTGATGAAGTTTATGTTGTTTAACAGATTATGATAATAGACTACAAATTAACTTATCCAAGTGGAACTGCTACTGCTGTTCTTATTAACGGGTTCCATACTCCTAAAGGAGATGTGATGGCCAAGTATGAACATGTTCTGTTTttccctgttttttttttttgtgtgtgtgtgtgtgttttcaaGTTAAATAAGGTGAATGCTTATAGGAGCTCAAACTAGTTCAACTTATTTTTCAGGAAGCAGGTTCATGGTTTCTTGAAATTCTTCTCAGCCAGTTTCCTCTGGGCTTTCTTTCAATGGTTTTATTCGGGTGGAGATAACTGTGGATTTGTTCAGTTTCCCACTTTTGGATTGAAAGCATGGAAAAACTCGTATGTTCCTTAGTCTTTATTCAACTATCAATAGTCTCTGAACCCTTAAATAACGGGTCTATCTTTACTGATCAAAGTGTTTCAATTTGGcagattttattttgatttcagCATGACTTATGTCGGAGCAGGAATGATTTGTTCCCATCTTGTAAATTTATCATTGCTTCTTGGTGCTGTGATTTCATGGGGCATTATGTGGCCCTTAATCAGGGGACTAAAAGGGGAATGGTTTCCTGCAAGCATACCAGAAAGTAGCATGAAGAGTCTTAATGGTTATAAGGTCTAAATTTTGTTAGAATTAAAGGATTCTATGACagctatattatttattttagttcttgccttgattttttctttttcttgctgcaggtttttatttctattgcttTGATTCTTGGTGATGGGCTTTACAATTTTGTCAAAGTCCTCTATTTCACTGCCACGAATATTCATGCCACCGTGAAAAGGAAGAACCCCGAAACATGTAAGTATAAATGGCCTCATAACTTTTCCAGCTCACGGGGATGTCAGTCAAATCCTCCACATACTCTCAAGTCTTACCAATCTCAGCTTTCTTTTTCCCATGTAATaaaaattgctatcaatgtctCAACAGACCaccaacaaaagaagaaaaagaaacaaaatcaacagCACATAactaaatgaataaatttacaCTTGTTCTGTGTCAATGCATGTAATATAGCCTTTCAGATTTGGTATAAAGCTGCATTTGGTATTTAGCAAACTAGAAATGTTCTAATATAGAGTGGTTTATGATATCAGTGATCTTGCATTTGTCAGtaaaatctaattttattttgttactgTAGTTTCAGATAACCAGAAACCACTCCCTCTTGATGATCTTAGACGGAATGAAGTGTTTGCAAGAGAAAGCATTCCTATATGGTTGGCATGTACTGGATACATATTATTCTCCATCGTTTCTATCATTGTAATCCCTTTGATGTTCCCACAGTTGAAGTGGTATTACGTGGTGTTTGCCTATCTTTTCGCACCCTCTCTTGGCTTCTGCAATGCTTATGGTGCAGGTTTAACCGACATGAACATGGCCTATAACTATGGGAAAGTGGCTCTCTTTGTGCTTTCAGCCTTGGCCGGAAAAAATGATGGTGTAGTTGCTGGACTTGTGGGGTGTGGCCTGATAAAATCCATTGTTTCAATTTCATCTGATTTGATGCATGATTTCAAGACTGGCCATCTCACTTTCACTTCCCCTCGTTCGATGCTTCTAAGCCAAGCAATTGGGACAGCAATAGGTTGTGTAGTTGCTCCTCTcacattcttccttttttacaaGGCTTTTGATGTGGGGAACCCAGATGGGGACTACAAGGCTCCGTATGCCATCATATATAGAAACATGGCAATTCTTGGTGTGGAAGGCTTTTCTGCCCTTCCCCATCATTGCTTGCAGCTTTGTTACGGATTTTTCACATTTGCCATAGCGGCCAACTTGGTCAGAGATCTTGGCCCCAAAAAGATTGGGAAATGGATTCCACTTCCAATGGCAATGGCTGTCCCCTTCCTAGTTGGTGGTTACTTTGCCATTGACATGTGCATGGGTAGTTTGGTTGTGTTTTTGTGGCACACACTTAACAGAAATGAGGCTGGTTTGATGGTCCCTGCAGTTGCTTCTGGTTTGATTTGTGGAGATGGATTATGGATTCTCCCTTCATCCATTCTTGCTTTGTTGAAAATTCGTCCCCCGATCTGCATGAGCTTCCTGTCAGCCAGTGCcagttagaacttagaagttcACAATAACATTCAAATATATAGATAGATGCAGTCAACTTAGTACCTACGTTCATTATTATGGGCATAATGTCGTAGGAGGCTTGCTTATTAGCAATTTCATTCATAAAGATTCTGCTCTTAGAGAATCTTGAACGACATGTAAATATTTTGACATACTTGTTGATTAGAGAAAGTAATCAATTTGAGCGCACATTCCATCTCTCTACACAAAAGGGTAAAGACTTTAAAAGAGTTAACATATTCAAATTTGTAGCATAGTGTGTGCACCCGTGCGTCATACAACGTTTACACATCTTTCTcgtgaatatataataaaaagtataCATGCGTccttatgaatattttaaaggattaaattgatcaaatatgttttcaaaaaaatgatgatatatACAATATTACTAATTTtcataaagataaatttaaaatttagtttttcattagttagaaaatatatagatttgtaatgctaataaaaaaatattttcaaatgccAAAAAAACCTTAAATATTAAATGGAAAAACTtcctaccaaaaattataagataatatCTTCATAAATTTTCCTACTTCatttcataagaaaatattCATCACATCACATGTTAGATAAAATGAACATatccaacaaattaattaattcacatGATAGTAagcaagaaaaaatatatattatattaaaattggtataacataaaaaataaataaatttaatttaactctaaaaattttaaaattaatgtaattttagCTAAATTGTTCATTTCCCATGAATTAAgtgcaaataataataataataaaaaacttaagTAAGAATTGAAAACAATGCACCTTAACTATATTTATGTCAACACAACCTCACCGGAGCTATGTAGATGGAGGAAAACAACCAACATTTAGAAGAAAAACCAACGTTTGTGAGATTTAAGCATTAGATGGAGATTGAGACTGTTATAGAGGCACCACCGTTGCGCGGAGAGGACACTCCAAATGAAGCTGAAGCTGCTGGGAGTAGGTGGACTGGGTGCAAGGCGATTTAGGAGAAATAGGCATAGGAAAAAGAAAGTTATAATATGAGAAGGATAGTTTAgggatattttaaaattgagggGTAGTGGAAACCAAAACTGAAGGTATAAGaagtaaaagtttaaa is a window encoding:
- the LOC100820417 gene encoding metal-nicotianamine transporter YSL3 isoform X1 yields the protein MNPMGTSTVSDEELKEIENLGREDIEEAPIVPEDVSRIAPWIRQITLRGLVASFLIGIIYSVIVMKLNLTTGLVPNLNVSAALLGFVLIRAWTKVLAKAKIVSTPFTRQENTIIQTCAVACYSIAVGGGFGSYLLGLNRRTYEQAGVGTEGNNPGSTKEPGIGWMTAFLFVTSFVGLLALVPIRKIMIIDYKLTYPSGTATAVLINGFHTPKGDVMAKKQVHGFLKFFSASFLWAFFQWFYSGGDNCGFVQFPTFGLKAWKNSFYFDFSMTYVGAGMICSHLVNLSLLLGAVISWGIMWPLIRGLKGEWFPASIPESSMKSLNGYKVFISIALILGDGLYNFVKVLYFTATNIHATVKRKNPETFSDNQKPLPLDDLRRNEVFARESIPIWLACTGYILFSIVSIIVIPLMFPQLKWYYVVFAYLFAPSLGFCNAYGAGLTDMNMAYNYGKVALFVLSALAGKNDGVVAGLVGCGLIKSIVSISSDLMHDFKTGHLTFTSPRSMLLSQAIGTAIGCVVAPLTFFLFYKAFDVGNPDGDYKAPYAIIYRNMAILGVEGFSALPHHCLQLCYGFFTFAIAANLVRDLGPKKIGKWIPLPMAMAVPFLVGGYFAIDMCMGSLVVFLWHTLNRNEAGLMVPAVASGLICGDGLWILPSSILALLKIRPPICMSFLSASAS
- the LOC100820417 gene encoding metal-nicotianamine transporter YSL3 isoform X2: MNPMGTSTVSDEELKEIENLGREDIEEAPIVPEDVSRIAPWIRQITLRGLVASFLIGIIYSVIVMKLNLTTGLVPNLNVSAALLGFVLIRAWTKVLAKAKIVSTPFTRQENTIIQTCAVACYSIAVGGGFGSYLLGLNRRTYEQAGVGTEGNNPGSTKEPGIGWMTAFLFVTSFVGLLALVPIRKIMIIDYKLTYPSGTATAVLINGFHTPKGDVMAKKQVHGFLKFFSASFLWAFFQWFYSGGDNCGFVQFPTFGLKAWKNSFYFDFSMTYVGAGMICSHLVNLSLLLGAVISWGIMWPLIRGLKGEWFPASIPESSMKSLNGYKVFISIALILGDGLYNFVKVLYFTATNIHATVKRKNPETYNQKPLPLDDLRRNEVFARESIPIWLACTGYILFSIVSIIVIPLMFPQLKWYYVVFAYLFAPSLGFCNAYGAGLTDMNMAYNYGKVALFVLSALAGKNDGVVAGLVGCGLIKSIVSISSDLMHDFKTGHLTFTSPRSMLLSQAIGTAIGCVVAPLTFFLFYKAFDVGNPDGDYKAPYAIIYRNMAILGVEGFSALPHHCLQLCYGFFTFAIAANLVRDLGPKKIGKWIPLPMAMAVPFLVGGYFAIDMCMGSLVVFLWHTLNRNEAGLMVPAVASGLICGDGLWILPSSILALLKIRPPICMSFLSASAS